From Paenarthrobacter sp. A20:
GTGCCTGATCATGAGCGTCCCCTCGAAGAGCGTGGGCACCGTGAGGCTCCGCTCGCGGGCAAGTGGTTGCTCAAGCAGGGCGTGGTGCCGGACTTCATCCTGTGTTCGTCCGCACTGAGGACCCGCCAGACGTGCACCTGGGTGTGCGATGAGCTGGGTGACAAAGCGCCGACGCCGAAGCTTGAAGAGGGCCTGTACGCCGCCTCCGCGAACCGCATGCTAACGGTCATCAATCATGTCCCCGACACCGTGACCACCCTGATGGTCATCTCGCACATGCCCGGGGTCCAGGACCTCGCCATGCACTTGGCTTCGCGCGATTCGGACCACGACGCCTACATGGATGCCGCCACCCGATACCCAACGAGTGCGTTGACGGTATTGGAGACGGAGAAAACCTGGGCTGAGCTGGATGGGCAGGATGCGCGGCTGACGCACTTCACGGTGCCCCGCACATAACCTGCTACTGCGAGTTGCTGGAATCTCCGTGCGCCAACTGCGGCATGCACATGCAACGAATCTCGAAAACGGGCAGGCCCGCTGCTTCATCTCCGTGCCCCGTTGCGATCAGGTACTCGCCGTCGAACATGTAGACCGGCAACTGCGGTGCCATGTATTCGTTGTAGCGGCTGGGGTACACCCATTGCCCGCGGATATCGAAAGCCGGCAGTGCGTAGGGATCGCGCCGGTTGTGGGCGCTCGGATACAGTCCGTCGTCGATCATGATGTAACTCACCAGGCCATACGTGTGATGGTGGTTCATGTCCGTGGGAAAGAGGATTGCTTCCACAGTTGGGCCCCTTCAGAAGTTTCGACGATCGCGCTCCGGGCGGCGCGGACAGCTAGATAAGGTTAGCCTAAGCTAACATCTGGCTGGGCGTCGAATGTTCCCCTGTGTGACGTTGATCAACCCCGCGGCAAAGGCAGGTCCTCAGCGGCCACGTCCCGCAGTATGCGTACGGTGTGGCGGATGGTGGGGCTGGCGGTCATCGTTTTCCGGTACACCACGCCAACTGAACGTTGTTGGACGGGGTTCATTACGGGAATGGCCATGACTCCCGGTGGGAGCGGTGGCCTTCCCAGACGCGGCACCAGCGCCACGGCTACCCCTTGCTCCACCATGGCGATGTGCGTGGAAAAGTCGGGGTCATAAATGCGGATGTCGGGAACCCGCCCCAGTCCGGCGAAGATCTGCAGCAGAGCCTCGTTACAGATTGCCCCCGCCGGGGTGCTGATCCAGGTCTCGTTGAGCAAGTCTTCACGCTCGACGGCGGTGCGGGACGCGAGCGGGTGGGTGCTGTTGACCAGGACATCAGCCTGGTCGATGCAGAGGTCCTCGTGCACCAGGTTCTCCGGGATCACCAGTGGCACGGAGTTCCAATTGTGGACCACTGCCAGTTCCGCCTCGCCGGATGCCACCCTCTGCACCGCTTCGCGGGGGTCCTCTGCCAGCACTGTGATCTCCACGGCGGAGTGGGCGGCCGCCATGCGCCCGAGCATGGGGCCCACCAGCCCCCGGCACGCGGTTGAGAACGCCACCAATCTCAGCAGGCCGGACGGTTTGGCGGGATCAGCGAGCAGCGTTGCCTGAAGTTCCTCCAGTTCACCCATGATCCGTCGGCCATAGCCGGCCAATGCCAGACCTCGCTCAGTGAGGAGCACGCCGCGGCCATTGCGCTCCAGGACCGCAACACCGGTCTGCTTCTCCAGTTTTTTGATCTGCTGTGAGACTGCGGAGGGGCTGAAGCCCATCACATCGGAGGCCGCCACCAACGAGCCGTGCTGTTCCACGGCAACAAGCGCCCTCAAAGCTGAGATGTCGATCATGAAGCAAATCTACGCGTTTCCATGCAGAATTCAACGCTGGTGCTTCACACTGAAGAGAGTCAGAGTGTACTTGTGAACCTTCGCCACTCCGCCCTCGCCGTTTTGGTCGCCGTCTTGTGGGGC
This genomic window contains:
- a CDS encoding histidine phosphatase family protein, which gives rise to MSDHHIKRLVIMRHAKADWPMGVPDHERPLEERGHREAPLAGKWLLKQGVVPDFILCSSALRTRQTCTWVCDELGDKAPTPKLEEGLYAASANRMLTVINHVPDTVTTLMVISHMPGVQDLAMHLASRDSDHDAYMDAATRYPTSALTVLETEKTWAELDGQDARLTHFTVPRT
- a CDS encoding LysR family transcriptional regulator: MIDISALRALVAVEQHGSLVAASDVMGFSPSAVSQQIKKLEKQTGVAVLERNGRGVLLTERGLALAGYGRRIMGELEELQATLLADPAKPSGLLRLVAFSTACRGLVGPMLGRMAAAHSAVEITVLAEDPREAVQRVASGEAELAVVHNWNSVPLVIPENLVHEDLCIDQADVLVNSTHPLASRTAVEREDLLNETWISTPAGAICNEALLQIFAGLGRVPDIRIYDPDFSTHIAMVEQGVAVALVPRLGRPPLPPGVMAIPVMNPVQQRSVGVVYRKTMTASPTIRHTVRILRDVAAEDLPLPRG